A region of the Streptomyces sp. NBC_00442 genome:
CCGTCGAAGGTCAGCCGGTCCGCTTCGGCCGCCACCTTCTGCGTCTGGGTGTACAGCTCGGCCACGCCCGCCAGGCCCGAGCCGGAGACGGCCTGGTAGGTGGTGGCGACCAGCGCGGTGAGGCCGGCCTCGGCGTGCAGCGCGCGCAGGACCGGCATCGCGGCCATCGTGGTGCAGTTCGGGTTGGCGATGATGCCCTTGGGGCGGTTGCGGACCGCGTGCGGGTTGACCTCGGAGACCACGAGGGGCACCTCGGGGTGGCCGCGCCAGGCGGAGGAGTTGTCGATCACGACGGGGCCCTGCGAAGCGACCTTCTCGGCCAGGGCGCGCGAGGTGGCGCCGCCCGCCGAGAACAGCACGATGTCCAGGTTCGAGTAGTCGGCGGTGGACGCGTCCTCGACGGTCACGCCGTCCAGGACCGTGCCCGCGGAGCGCGCGGAGGCGAACAGACGCAGCTCGTCGATGGGGAAGGCCCGCTCGACGAGGATCCTGCGCATGACTGAGCCGACCTGCCCGGTGGCTCCGACGATTCCGACCCTCACGGTGACTCCTTTGTTGCTCACGTGCAGCTCACGTGGTCTTCGAACGACTCCGGCACACCCATGATGCGTCGGCGCCCGGCGGACTTGTCCAATCCATTGTCCGGGGTGTGGGACACCTGCCCACTTGTGACAAGTCCATGGCATCCGTGTTGCATCCGCCCCGAAATGCCCCACGGGGCCGTTTTTGCTGGCTACGGTCCTGGCAAGCCGGTCGATCATCGGCGACACCGCACCGCATTCCGGAGGATTTCCCGTGTCCGTATCCCGCCGCAGCCGGGCCATAGCCGCCCTCGCCGCCGCCCCCGTGCTGCTGTCCCTCGCGACACCGGCCGCCGCCCGGCCCGGACACGATCCGCATCTCGCGAGAAAGCTGGTCAAGGAGGCGTCCGGACAGAGCGCCTACCGCCACCTGGAGGCCCTCCAGAAGATCGCCGACGCCAACGGCGGCAACCGCGCCGCGGGCACCCCCGGCTACGACGCCTCGGCCGCCTATGTGTACGGGCAGCTGAAGCGGGCCGGGTACGACGTCTCGTACCAGGACTTCACGTTCTACGAGTCGAGGACGCTGCGCGAGAAGCTGACCCTGGACGGCCCCGGCGGGCGCCAACTGCCCACCGCGGCATTCCAGTTCAGCAAGGCCACCCCCGCCGGCGGGCTCACCGCGGAGGTGAAGGCGGCCCGCGTCGACGACACCCCGGGCTGCTCGCCCGACGACTACGCCTCGGGCTCCTTCACGGGCAAGATCGCTCTGGTCAAGCGCGGCAGCTGCACCTTCAAGGAGAAGGAGGCCGTCGCCGCGCAGGCGGGCGCGGCCGGTGTCCTCCTCTACAACCACTCCGGGACGGACCCGGTGCACGGCACGGTCGAGGCGCCGCAGAACGCGCACATCCCGGCCGCCGGGATCTCGCTGGCCGACGGCGAGGCCCTCGCCGGGCAGCTCGCCAGGGGCCCGGTGAAGGTCACCCTGGACGTGGCCACCGAATCCGTCGCCAAGAAGACCCGCAACGTGATCGCCGAGACCCGCACCGGCAACCCCGACAGCGTGGTCGCGCTCGGCAGCCACCTCGACTCGGTGCCCGCGGGACCCGGCATCAACGACAACGGCTCCGGCTCGGCCGGTCTGCTCGAAGTGGCGCTCAAGCTCGCCGATGAGACCAAGCAGACCCGCAAGCATCCCAAGGCGCTCCCCAACAAGGTGCGCTTCGCCTGGTGGTCGGGCGAGGAGCTCGGCCTGCTCGGCTCGGACCACTATGTGAAGAGCCTCACCGACGCGCAGGAGAAGCAGATCAAGCTGTATCTGAACTTCGACATGATCGGCTCGCCCAACGCCGCCCAGCTCGTCTACGACGGCGACGACTCCGACAAGAAGGGCGCGGGCCCGGGACCGGCCGGATCGGCCGGGATCGAAGGCCTGATCAACACCTACCTCGACCGGCGGGGCGTCCCGCACGAGGGCTACGACTTCGACGGCCGCTCCGACTACGGCCCCTTCATCGAGGTCGGCATCCCGGCGGGCGGCACCTACACCGGCGCCGAGGAGATCAAGACGCCCGAGCAGGCGAAGAAGTGGGGCGGCACGGCCGGCGAGGCCTTCGACCCCAACTACCACGCGAAGGGCGACACCCTGAAGAACATCGACAAGAAGTACTTCGACCTCAACATCGACGTCATCGCGTACGCGGTCGGCACGTACGCCTACGACCTGGGCTCGCTCAAGGACTGACCGGGCGCACTGGAAACCGGCGTACGGAAAAGGCGGCGTACGGAAAAGGCGGGGCGGGTGCTCGTGATGAGCGCCCGCCCCGCCGTCGTTCCCGCCGGGTCCGTTACTGCGTGACCTTCCCGATGATCACGTTGCCGGTGCCCGCCGCGGTGCCGCGCTCGTTCAGGAGCTGCACGGTGCCGAAGAACTGGCGTCCCTCGGGAGCCGCGCCCGCCGCGACGACATCCGCCGTGACCTGCGCCGAAGCGCCGCCGGCGAGCTTGACGGTCGTGCTCTCGTCGACCTTGACGGTGCCGAGCGAGGGCGCGAAGTACACGTCCTTGTAGGCGTACGTCGTCGACCCGGCCGGAACCGAGTAGCCGGCGACCTGGATCGTGTACGTGCCCGCGGCCGGCTTGGCCAGGCTGACGGCCTCGTCGGCGCTGCTCGTCGCGGCCTGCGCGACGACCTTGCCGCTCTGGTCGAAGACGTACAGGTCGAGGTCGGCGCCCGCGTCCGAGGTGGAGCCGATGGAGACGTCCAGGTGCTCGACGCCCGCGCCGATGGTGACCGTGCTGGTCTGCGTCTCACCGGTCTTGATGGTGGGGGTCGCGACCTTCGCCGAGCCCAGCGAGCCGCCCTTCAGCTTGCCGTCCAGAGCGGCGAAGTTGTTGGTGACCTTCCACTGCACGGGAGCCGCGGTGCCGGCCTTCGCCTCGGGCACCGTCTGGGTGGCCGGGTCGAAGGTGACGCCGAGCGCCGAGACGTCCAGCTTGAAGGAGTTGTCCAGGTACGGCGACGTACGGCGCGCCTCGACCTCGATCTCCCAGACGCCGGCCTGCGGGTTGGCGTACGACCGCAGGTCGGGACGGCAGGTGTTGGCCGGGTTGTCGTAGTTCGGGTAGCAGTTCGGCGTCGCCGTCGTGTCCAGGGCCACACCGTAGGGGTGGATGGAGATGAAGCGGGTCTGGCTGCCCGAGCGCAGCGCGCTCATGCGGACCTCCAGGTTCTTCGCGCCCGCCGGGACGGTCACGAAGTACGACTTGGTCGAGTTGCGCTGCACCGTCGAGGACGCCGAGAAGGTGTAGCCGGGGCCCGCGACCGGGGTCGAGACGACGACCGTGGCCATGATCTGCTGGTCGACGCCGACCGTCTTGGCGTCGTCGGCCTGGAGGATCGCGCTGTGCACGCCGCCGGACGTCGGCCGCGCCTGCACCTTGACGGTGACGGGCTTGCCGAGCGGCAGGCTCACCTCCTTCGCGCCGAGGATCGTGAACGTGCCGTCGTCGTTCTTCAGCGACAGCTTGTGCTTGACGTTCGCGTCCGGGCCCGTGGTGCGGGTGATCGTGACGTCGTACGTCTTCTTCTGGCCCGCCTTCAGGCCGCTCTCGCGGTCGTAGATGCCGGTGCCGACGTTCGGGGTCTTCAGCGCGAAGCCGAGCGCGCTGGAGACCGGCGCGGTGACCGTGTACTCGTGCGCGGGGGCGTGCTTCTTCGCGGTCTGCTTGACCGCGTCCCAGGCGCCCACGATGTTGATGAGGCCCGCGCCCTCGGCGTAGGACTGGGTGTTCTTGATGTGCTTGGCCGTCGACGTCAGCGCGGTGCGCAGATCGGCCGGAGGCAGGTCGATGCCCTGCTGCTTGGCGGCCGAGATGAGCAGCGCCGATGCGCCGGTCGCCTGCGGGGAGGCCATCGAGGTGCCCTGGAGCATCGAGTAGCCGGCCGGCAGGCTGTAGCCCGCCTCCTTGACCGGGCTGCCGGGCAGCCAGGTCTCGGTGGAGTTGATGGCCGCGCCCGGGGCGGTCAGGGTCGGCGTGAAGCCGCCGTCCTCACGCGGGCCGCGCGAGGAGAACGGCATCATCTGGTAGTCCGTGGAGACGCCGGAGCCGTAGTTGGCGGCCCAGGTGTCCTTGGAGATGCTCGCGCCGACGGAGATGACGTGGTCGGCGAGGCCGGGGTCGCCGATGGTGTTGACGCCCGGACCGTCGTTGCCGGCCGAGATGACCAGCTGGACGCCGTAGGTGTCGATGAGGCGCTTGTAGAGCTCGGCGCGCGCGTTGTTGCCGTCGTTGAGCGCCGGCAGCCCGCCGATCGACATGTTCACGATGTCGACGTGACGGTTGGTGACGAGGTCGATCATGCCCTCGGTCAGCGCGATGTTGGTGCAGCCGCCGTCCCAGTTGCAGGCACGCGAGGAGACGATCTTCGCGCCGGGCGCGGCACCGCTCATCTTGCCGCCGAACAGGCCGTTCGCGGCGGTGATGCCCGCGACGTGGGTGCCGTGCTCGGACTCGATGACGCCGATGTTGACGTAGTCCGAGGTGTGCCCGGCCGCGTCGTACACGACGTTCTTGCGGATCTCCACGGTGAACGGCACCCGCTCGACGACGTCGGTCGCCGGGTTGTCGGTACCGAAGTAGCCGATCTGGTAGCCGTCCTTGTACGGCTTCATCGGGGCGTCGTCCGAGAAGTCGTTGTTGTTGTTCAGGTCGACGCGGACCGTGCCGGCGGCCGGGTCGTAGAGCACGCCCCAGCTGTCGGTGGTGTCGCCGTCCCGGTTCAGGTCGCCGGCCGCGTCGCCGCCCTTGGTGACCTTCTCGGCGAAGGTGGAGAAGTCGTAGGAGCCCGCCGGGGCCGTCCACGTCTTGCCGCCGGCGGTGAACGTCGGCCCGGAGACGGCGGTGTTGGCGCGCAGCCAGGTGCCGTCGTTGTCCTGCACCGGGTCGGTCGAGGTGACCCAGTCGACGATCTTGCGTTCGCCGGTGGTGGTCTTCTGGAGCGCGGGGTGACCGAGGTCGACACCCGAGTCGAGGACGCCGATCGTGACCCCGCGGCCGTCCGCCGTGGGGTGCTGCTTGACGAAGTCGACCGCGCCCGTCTCGAAGTTCGGGTTGTACGGGTTCTTCGCGGGCGTGTTCTTGCCCGGCGCCGGGTAGCCGTTCGAGGTCCGCAGCTGCTTCGCGGACGTGGCGGTGTCGCCCGACGGCGTCGGGTCGTCCAGCTGAATGTCCTGCTTGAGGTCGATGCCGTGCACCGAGGGCAGCTTCGCGGCCGCCTTCAGGGCGGCTTCGGCCTTCGCGGTCGGCAGGGTCGCGCGGACGTAGCCGAGCTTGTCGTCCTGCTTGCCCACGGTCGCCCCCGCGACCGAGTGCAGCTGGCCCGAGACGGCGGCGGTGCCGCCCGGGGCGGTCGCCACCATGACGGTGACGCTCTTGTCGCCCTTGGCCTGCGCCTCGGCGAGAC
Encoded here:
- a CDS encoding M28 family metallopeptidase, which codes for MSVSRRSRAIAALAAAPVLLSLATPAAARPGHDPHLARKLVKEASGQSAYRHLEALQKIADANGGNRAAGTPGYDASAAYVYGQLKRAGYDVSYQDFTFYESRTLREKLTLDGPGGRQLPTAAFQFSKATPAGGLTAEVKAARVDDTPGCSPDDYASGSFTGKIALVKRGSCTFKEKEAVAAQAGAAGVLLYNHSGTDPVHGTVEAPQNAHIPAAGISLADGEALAGQLARGPVKVTLDVATESVAKKTRNVIAETRTGNPDSVVALGSHLDSVPAGPGINDNGSGSAGLLEVALKLADETKQTRKHPKALPNKVRFAWWSGEELGLLGSDHYVKSLTDAQEKQIKLYLNFDMIGSPNAAQLVYDGDDSDKKGAGPGPAGSAGIEGLINTYLDRRGVPHEGYDFDGRSDYGPFIEVGIPAGGTYTGAEEIKTPEQAKKWGGTAGEAFDPNYHAKGDTLKNIDKKYFDLNIDVIAYAVGTYAYDLGSLKD
- a CDS encoding aspartate-semialdehyde dehydrogenase; translation: MRVGIVGATGQVGSVMRRILVERAFPIDELRLFASARSAGTVLDGVTVEDASTADYSNLDIVLFSAGGATSRALAEKVASQGPVVIDNSSAWRGHPEVPLVVSEVNPHAVRNRPKGIIANPNCTTMAAMPVLRALHAEAGLTALVATTYQAVSGSGLAGVAELYTQTQKVAAEADRLTFDGEAVEFPEPAVYKRPIAFNVLPLAGSIVDDGSFETDEEQKLRNESRKILEIPELKVSGTCVRVPVFSGHSLQLNARFERPLGVERAYELLKDAPGVELSEIPTPLQAAGKDASYVGRIRVDETVENGLALFVSNDNLRKGAALNAVQIAELVAAELKA
- a CDS encoding S8 family serine peptidase; amino-acid sequence: MTTESPRPAPGARRTARIAAAAGLVAALVTAGAAPAFAATGGSDPTTAPPVKTAPAKTADDKLGKADEQRLAEAQAKGDKSVTVMVATAPGGTAAVSGQLHSVAGATVGKQDDKLGYVRATLPTAKAEAALKAAAKLPSVHGIDLKQDIQLDDPTPSGDTATSAKQLRTSNGYPAPGKNTPAKNPYNPNFETGAVDFVKQHPTADGRGVTIGVLDSGVDLGHPALQKTTTGERKIVDWVTSTDPVQDNDGTWLRANTAVSGPTFTAGGKTWTAPAGSYDFSTFAEKVTKGGDAAGDLNRDGDTTDSWGVLYDPAAGTVRVDLNNNNDFSDDAPMKPYKDGYQIGYFGTDNPATDVVERVPFTVEIRKNVVYDAAGHTSDYVNIGVIESEHGTHVAGITAANGLFGGKMSGAAPGAKIVSSRACNWDGGCTNIALTEGMIDLVTNRHVDIVNMSIGGLPALNDGNNARAELYKRLIDTYGVQLVISAGNDGPGVNTIGDPGLADHVISVGASISKDTWAANYGSGVSTDYQMMPFSSRGPREDGGFTPTLTAPGAAINSTETWLPGSPVKEAGYSLPAGYSMLQGTSMASPQATGASALLISAAKQQGIDLPPADLRTALTSTAKHIKNTQSYAEGAGLINIVGAWDAVKQTAKKHAPAHEYTVTAPVSSALGFALKTPNVGTGIYDRESGLKAGQKKTYDVTITRTTGPDANVKHKLSLKNDDGTFTILGAKEVSLPLGKPVTVKVQARPTSGGVHSAILQADDAKTVGVDQQIMATVVVSTPVAGPGYTFSASSTVQRNSTKSYFVTVPAGAKNLEVRMSALRSGSQTRFISIHPYGVALDTTATPNCYPNYDNPANTCRPDLRSYANPQAGVWEIEVEARRTSPYLDNSFKLDVSALGVTFDPATQTVPEAKAGTAAPVQWKVTNNFAALDGKLKGGSLGSAKVATPTIKTGETQTSTVTIGAGVEHLDVSIGSTSDAGADLDLYVFDQSGKVVAQAATSSADEAVSLAKPAAGTYTIQVAGYSVPAGSTTYAYKDVYFAPSLGTVKVDESTTVKLAGGASAQVTADVVAAGAAPEGRQFFGTVQLLNERGTAAGTGNVIIGKVTQ